A portion of the endosymbiont of Galathealinum brachiosum genome contains these proteins:
- a CDS encoding UDP-3-O-[3-hydroxymyristoyl] N-acetylglucosamine deacetylase gives MICQRTIKNVIRATGVGLHTGNKVYLTLRPASPDTGIVFRRVDLDQPVDIHAKAENVCDTKLSTTIGENGAKVSTVEHLLSAMAGLGIDNAYVDVSADEVPIMDGSSGPFVFLLQSAGIVEQQAAKRFIRIKNTILVEEEDKWAKFEPFEGFKVGFTIDFDHPVFNGAPQQAEIDFSSTSFVKEVSRARTFGFMSDFEKLRESNLALGASLDNAIGVDEFRVLNEDGLRYQDEFVKHKILDAIGDLYLLGHSLIGAYSGYRSGHALNNALLKTLIATPEAWEEVTFEDEESISPISYSKPVQA, from the coding sequence TTGATTTGTCAACGCACCATCAAAAATGTTATCCGTGCAACCGGCGTTGGTTTGCACACAGGTAATAAGGTATATCTAACTTTACGTCCGGCATCGCCAGACACAGGCATTGTATTTAGACGTGTAGATCTTGATCAGCCTGTAGATATTCATGCAAAAGCAGAAAATGTATGTGATACCAAGTTATCAACAACAATTGGTGAAAATGGCGCAAAAGTATCAACAGTAGAGCATCTGCTTTCAGCAATGGCAGGTTTAGGTATTGATAATGCGTATGTTGATGTGAGTGCAGATGAAGTGCCTATTATGGATGGTAGTTCAGGTCCATTTGTGTTTTTACTGCAGTCAGCAGGTATAGTAGAGCAGCAGGCCGCTAAGCGTTTTATTAGAATCAAGAATACAATTTTAGTCGAAGAAGAAGACAAATGGGCGAAATTTGAACCATTTGAAGGCTTTAAAGTAGGTTTTACTATAGATTTCGATCACCCTGTTTTTAATGGAGCACCTCAACAGGCTGAAATAGATTTCTCATCAACTTCATTTGTAAAAGAAGTCAGTCGTGCGCGAACTTTTGGATTTATGAGTGATTTTGAAAAATTACGTGAAAGTAACCTGGCATTAGGCGCAAGTTTAGATAATGCAATCGGTGTGGATGAGTTTCGTGTACTGAATGAAGATGGTTTGCGTTATCAGGATGAATTCGTAAAACACAAAATATTAGATGCAATTGGTGATCTTTATCTATTGGGTCATAGTTTGATTGGTGCTTATTCTGGTTATCGTTCAGGTCATGCGCTAAATAACGCATTGTTAAAAACATTAATAGCAACACCAGAAGCATGGGAAGAAGTTACCTTTGAAGATGAAGAGTCGATATCTCCGATTTCATATTCAAAACCAGTACAGGCTTAA
- a CDS encoding cell division protein FtsZ yields the protein MFELMDSVAQDAVIKVVGVGGGGGNAVTHMMSTGIEGVDFICANTDAQALTKISGATSLQIGTNITKGLGAGANPDVGRQAALEDRERIQEIIMGADMIFVTAGMGGGTGTGAAPVVAQIARDMGILCVGVVTKPFVFEGANRMKIAQQGIQELSQHVDSLITIPNDKLLSVYGREFDLMNAFNGANDVLHNAVQGITELITHPGVINVDFADVRTVMSQNGMGMMGSGIACGESRAAEAAEAAVASPLLEDVNISGARGILVNVTGTNLTLGEFEDIGAIISSFASDEAIVVMGTAIDPELEDQLRVTVVATGLGQAPAGMSKDPMKIVKRTTTGDVDYGDYDKPTIQRKKAVGDGLSGSLDDEMLDIPAFLRRQAD from the coding sequence ATGTTTGAATTGATGGATTCAGTTGCTCAAGACGCTGTCATAAAAGTAGTAGGCGTTGGTGGTGGCGGTGGTAATGCTGTAACGCACATGATGTCCACAGGTATAGAGGGCGTGGATTTTATTTGTGCAAATACAGATGCACAGGCACTGACTAAAATCAGTGGAGCCACATCGTTACAGATTGGTACCAATATAACTAAAGGTCTTGGTGCCGGTGCTAACCCGGATGTTGGTCGTCAGGCAGCTTTAGAAGATCGTGAGCGTATCCAGGAAATTATTATGGGTGCCGACATGATTTTTGTTACTGCTGGTATGGGTGGTGGAACCGGTACCGGTGCAGCTCCAGTTGTAGCTCAAATTGCCAGAGACATGGGCATACTTTGTGTTGGTGTAGTAACAAAACCATTTGTGTTTGAAGGCGCTAATCGAATGAAGATTGCGCAGCAGGGCATACAGGAACTAAGTCAGCATGTTGATTCATTAATAACTATTCCCAATGATAAATTATTAAGTGTTTATGGGCGTGAGTTTGATTTAATGAATGCATTTAACGGTGCAAACGATGTTTTGCATAATGCGGTTCAGGGTATTACTGAGTTAATTACACACCCTGGTGTGATCAATGTGGATTTCGCGGATGTACGTACAGTAATGTCACAAAATGGCATGGGTATGATGGGATCAGGTATTGCTTGTGGTGAGAGTCGTGCGGCAGAAGCTGCTGAAGCTGCGGTTGCTAGTCCATTATTAGAAGATGTAAATATTTCGGGTGCACGAGGTATTCTTGTTAATGTAACTGGTACTAACTTAACTTTGGGTGAGTTTGAAGATATCGGTGCAATAATAAGTTCATTTGCATCAGATGAGGCCATCGTTGTAATGGGTACAGCTATAGACCCTGAATTAGAAGATCAGTTACGAGTAACGGTTGTTGCAACTGGTTTAGGTCAGGCGCCTGCTGGTATGAGTAAAGACCCTATGAAGATTGTGAAGCGAACTACCACCGGTGATGTTGATTATGGGGATTATGATAAACCTACAATTCAGCGTAAAAAAGCTGTGGGTGATGGTTTGTCTGGCTCACTGGATGATGAAATGCTGGATATTCCTGCATTTTTGCGACGTCAGGCTGATTAA
- the ftsA gene encoding cell division protein FtsA, with the protein MMTKKTDKNLIVGLDIGTSKVVAIVGEITPEGDVEIIGLGSHPSRGLKKGVVVNIESTVQSIQRAVEEAELMAGCQINSVYAGIAGSHIKSINSHGIVAIKDREVSEMDLDRVIDAARAVAIPADQRILHILPQEFIIDEQEGIREPIGMSGVRLEAKVHLVTGAVGAAQNIIKCVRRCGLEVDDIILEQLASSYSVLTEDEKELGVCLVDIGGGTTDIAVFSEGAIKHTAVIPIAGDQVTNDIAVALRTPTKYADEIKIKYACALRQLANADETIEVPSVGDRPARKLSRQTLAEVVEPRYDELLSLVQAELRKSGFEDIIAAGIVMTGGSSKMEGVVDLAEEIFHMPVRLGSPQYVSGLADVVSNPIHATGVGLLLFGEQHQSSGTQYFSTEGGMKGVWGRMKNWFQGNF; encoded by the coding sequence ATAATGACAAAAAAAACAGATAAAAATTTAATTGTTGGGCTGGATATTGGTACTTCTAAGGTCGTTGCAATAGTAGGCGAAATAACACCTGAAGGTGATGTTGAGATTATAGGTCTGGGTTCGCATCCGTCTAGAGGTTTGAAGAAAGGTGTTGTAGTTAATATCGAATCTACAGTGCAATCTATTCAACGAGCGGTTGAAGAAGCTGAATTAATGGCTGGTTGTCAAATCAACTCGGTTTACGCTGGTATAGCTGGTAGCCATATAAAAAGTATAAATTCTCACGGTATTGTTGCGATAAAAGATCGTGAAGTAAGTGAGATGGATTTAGATCGTGTTATTGATGCAGCGAGAGCCGTCGCTATTCCTGCAGATCAGCGCATTCTTCATATTCTTCCACAGGAATTTATTATAGATGAGCAGGAAGGTATACGTGAACCTATTGGTATGTCTGGTGTTCGCTTAGAAGCTAAAGTGCATCTTGTGACAGGTGCGGTTGGTGCGGCTCAAAATATTATTAAATGTGTAAGGCGATGCGGGCTTGAAGTTGACGATATTATTTTAGAGCAACTTGCTTCCAGTTATTCTGTATTAACAGAAGATGAAAAAGAGTTAGGTGTTTGTCTGGTTGATATCGGCGGTGGTACAACGGATATTGCTGTGTTTTCAGAAGGCGCAATAAAACATACTGCAGTGATACCAATAGCAGGTGATCAGGTAACAAATGATATTGCTGTTGCTTTACGTACACCGACTAAATATGCAGATGAAATAAAAATTAAATATGCATGCGCTTTACGCCAGTTGGCTAATGCGGATGAAACCATTGAAGTGCCCAGTGTGGGTGACAGACCAGCACGTAAATTATCACGCCAGACTTTAGCCGAAGTGGTTGAGCCTCGTTATGATGAATTACTTAGTCTGGTGCAGGCTGAGTTAAGAAAAAGCGGATTTGAAGATATTATTGCTGCGGGTATTGTTATGACTGGCGGCAGTTCAAAAATGGAAGGTGTTGTGGATTTGGCGGAAGAAATATTCCACATGCCAGTACGACTCGGATCGCCACAGTATGTTAGTGGTTTAGCTGATGTGGTTTCAAATCCAATCCATGCAACGGGTGTAGGCCTGTTGTTATTTGGTGAGCAACATCAAAGTAGCGGTACTCAATATTTCTCAACAGAAGGGGGCATGAAAGGCGTATGGGGACGAATGAAAAACTGGTTCCAGGGGAACTTTTAA
- a CDS encoding cell division protein FtsQ, translating into MDNKYRVGINKNKKNKLNKRQAVRGEIIKKRDIGKITNRLKEFIVFIWKPKFLSAMAALLLVLIVHNKINLDQMLPIQSVKIEGEFDFLDKGKLQDKAIPVVNGGFFNVDLPEVRNALVDLPWVEDVSVRRQWPDKLLVRVIEKKPVVLWGDNGVVSAKGELFEPANKPTVKLPHLSGPQGQHKLMLQELARMQAWLLETGLYIEKIEMNARRSWTLRMTTGMELRLGRKQMHERLNRFVSVYKETLETQKRKIKHIDMRYTNGFSVAWKEA; encoded by the coding sequence ATGGATAACAAATATAGGGTAGGTATAAATAAAAACAAAAAAAACAAATTAAATAAACGTCAGGCCGTTAGAGGTGAAATAATAAAAAAACGTGATATTGGTAAAATCACGAATCGTTTAAAAGAGTTTATTGTTTTTATATGGAAGCCGAAGTTTCTTTCAGCTATGGCTGCTTTGTTACTTGTATTGATTGTGCATAACAAAATCAATCTAGATCAAATGTTACCCATACAGTCAGTAAAGATTGAAGGTGAATTTGATTTTCTTGATAAAGGGAAATTGCAGGATAAAGCGATACCTGTTGTAAATGGTGGGTTTTTCAATGTTGATTTACCAGAGGTAAGAAATGCATTAGTGGATTTGCCCTGGGTAGAAGATGTTTCGGTAAGACGTCAATGGCCAGACAAGCTACTGGTTAGAGTTATTGAGAAAAAGCCGGTTGTATTATGGGGTGATAATGGAGTTGTCAGTGCTAAGGGTGAGTTGTTTGAGCCTGCAAATAAACCGACTGTTAAATTGCCACATTTATCAGGGCCTCAGGGGCAGCACAAGTTAATGTTGCAGGAGCTTGCGCGAATGCAGGCCTGGTTATTAGAAACAGGTTTGTATATAGAAAAAATAGAAATGAATGCACGAAGATCCTGGACATTAAGAATGACAACTGGAATGGAATTAAGATTGGGGCGTAAACAAATGCATGAGCGATTAAATCGTTTTGTTTCAGTTTATAAAGAAACGCTGGAAACACAAAAACGTAAAATTAAACATATAGATATGCGGTATACCAACGGCTTTTCAGTAGCCTGGAAAGAGGCATAG
- a CDS encoding D-alanine--D-alanine ligase — protein sequence MMSNFENVAVFMGGWSAEREISLNSGQAVYEALKKQGVKVTAIDVGRDICQQLREGDFSHVFNVLHGRGGEDGVIQGLLDVLEMPYTGSGVLGSSLAMDKSRCKQLWRGMGLPTPDFIELKNESDCDRALDALGLPLMIKPVLEGSSIGISKVNSHDEMIPAWKKACDCGGVIMAEKFIQGEEYTAAILGEQVLPMIRLETDNEFYDYQAKYVSNDTRYICPCGLDESFETELAELMFKAFKAVMGEGWGRVDFMLDKDKHPWLIEVNMIPGMTDHSLVPMAAKQAGLTFENLVLEILKGASVHG from the coding sequence ATGATGAGTAATTTTGAAAATGTGGCTGTATTTATGGGCGGCTGGTCAGCTGAAAGAGAGATTTCTTTAAATAGTGGCCAGGCAGTCTATGAAGCTTTAAAAAAGCAGGGAGTTAAAGTTACGGCAATTGATGTTGGTCGTGATATTTGTCAGCAATTGCGTGAAGGTGATTTTAGTCATGTATTTAATGTGTTGCATGGACGTGGCGGTGAAGATGGTGTTATTCAGGGGCTTTTAGATGTGTTGGAAATGCCCTATACAGGTTCTGGTGTACTAGGTTCTTCTCTGGCTATGGATAAGTCACGTTGTAAACAGTTGTGGCGTGGAATGGGTTTGCCTACCCCAGACTTTATTGAATTAAAGAATGAATCGGACTGTGATAGAGCGTTAGACGCTTTAGGTTTGCCATTGATGATCAAGCCTGTATTAGAGGGTTCGAGTATTGGTATTAGTAAAGTTAATTCGCATGATGAAATGATACCCGCATGGAAAAAAGCATGTGATTGTGGCGGGGTTATTATGGCTGAAAAATTTATACAGGGTGAAGAATATACTGCTGCAATATTAGGTGAGCAGGTTTTGCCAATGATTCGTCTTGAGACAGATAATGAATTTTATGATTATCAGGCTAAGTATGTTTCAAATGATACTCGTTATATCTGTCCGTGCGGTCTAGATGAAAGTTTTGAAACTGAATTAGCCGAATTAATGTTTAAAGCATTCAAAGCTGTAATGGGAGAAGGCTGGGGTCGAGTAGACTTTATGTTAGATAAAGATAAACATCCATGGTTAATAGAAGTAAATATGATTCCTGGAATGACAGATCATAGTCTGGTTCCAATGGCAGCAAAACAGGCGGGATTAACATTTGAAAATCTGGTGTTAGAGATACTTAAGGGTGCATCAGTTCATGGATAA
- a CDS encoding UDP-N-acetylenolpyruvoylglucosamine reductase: MMAASSLHNFKGTLLIDESMAKHTSWKIGGAADKFYTPEDMDDLAAFINQLPEDENIMFLGLGSNLLVRDKGIRGTVISLKGSLSEIEVLDDNCLRVGAGTSCAKLARLCHRNNLIGGEFFAGIPGLFGGALAMNAGAFGGETWPLVKSVITIDKQGNTYTRTNKDYAINYRSVSGHKDEWFISAELQFKSGDGNEAALRVRDLLDKRAKTQPTGLPSCGSVFKNPQNDYAARLIEQCGLKGYSIGGAVVSEKHANFIINENNAKASDVENLINHVQKTVKKDQGVELQTEVKIVGEADDE; the protein is encoded by the coding sequence ATGATGGCTGCTTCCAGCTTACATAATTTCAAAGGTACGTTGCTGATTGATGAATCTATGGCTAAACACACCAGCTGGAAAATTGGTGGAGCGGCTGATAAGTTTTACACGCCTGAAGATATGGATGATCTTGCTGCTTTTATTAATCAGTTACCAGAAGATGAAAATATTATGTTTCTGGGTCTTGGTAGTAACTTACTGGTTAGGGATAAGGGTATCAGAGGTACGGTTATTTCTTTAAAAGGAAGTTTGTCTGAAATTGAAGTTTTGGACGATAACTGTCTGCGAGTAGGAGCGGGAACAAGCTGCGCGAAGCTGGCGAGACTATGTCACCGAAATAATCTGATTGGAGGTGAGTTTTTTGCAGGAATCCCCGGTTTGTTTGGGGGGGCTTTAGCTATGAATGCTGGTGCTTTTGGTGGTGAAACATGGCCTCTTGTTAAGTCTGTTATTACTATTGATAAACAGGGAAATACTTATACACGAACAAATAAAGATTATGCGATAAATTATCGCAGTGTAAGTGGGCATAAAGATGAATGGTTCATTAGTGCTGAGTTGCAGTTTAAATCGGGTGATGGAAATGAGGCAGCATTAAGAGTTAGAGATTTGTTGGATAAAAGAGCTAAAACACAACCAACTGGGCTGCCTAGTTGTGGTTCGGTCTTTAAAAATCCACAAAATGATTATGCGGCAAGGTTGATTGAGCAGTGTGGATTGAAAGGTTACTCAATTGGTGGTGCGGTTGTATCTGAAAAACACGCTAATTTTATTATTAACGAGAATAATGCAAAAGCAAGTGATGTTGAAAATTTAATAAATCACGTACAAAAAACAGTAAAAAAAGACCAGGGTGTCGAGTTACAAACAGAAGTGAAAATTGTCGGAGAAGCTGATGATGAGTAA
- a CDS encoding UDP-N-acetylmuramate--L-alanine ligase — protein MRKIQRVHFVGIGGVGMCGIAEVLLNLGYKVSGSDVKKNAAIERLLAQGATVYIGQKASNVKDVEVVVVSTAISTDNVEVVAAKEHRIPVIRRAEMLAEIMRFRHGIAIAGTHGKTTTTSLTASLLIEAGLDPTYVIGGKLNSAATNAKLGEGKYFVAEADESDASFLLLQPMMAVVTNIDADHLETHDGDFDRYKHSFVEFLHHLPFYGKAIICLDDSENKQIMNKISRPVVTYGIESEADVKAVNIKCNGMQCHYDLVLPEVDEVTEITLNMPGKHNVLNSLAAITVAHLLGVGTDKMQKALQEFDGIGRRMQQYGEIETVKGNVLLVDDYGHHPTEIKATLEASKNAWSERRIVVVFQPHRYTRTRDLFEDFSNVLSMADALIVTEIYSAGEEHIAGADGRALCAAIRARGRVNPVFVENLKDLNNSIINIINKGDVLLTLGAGSIGSIAEKLPEALAK, from the coding sequence ATGAGAAAAATACAGCGAGTACATTTCGTTGGTATCGGTGGTGTCGGTATGTGCGGCATAGCAGAAGTTTTATTGAATCTTGGATATAAAGTTTCTGGTTCAGATGTTAAAAAAAATGCAGCTATAGAACGTCTGCTTGCTCAGGGGGCGACTGTATATATTGGTCAGAAAGCCAGTAATGTAAAAGATGTAGAAGTGGTTGTGGTTTCAACAGCAATATCGACTGACAATGTTGAAGTTGTGGCAGCAAAAGAACACCGTATTCCTGTTATTCGACGTGCTGAAATGTTAGCTGAAATTATGCGTTTCAGACATGGTATTGCCATTGCGGGTACGCATGGAAAAACAACAACTACCAGTTTAACTGCGAGTTTGTTAATAGAGGCTGGCCTTGATCCAACATATGTGATTGGTGGTAAATTAAATAGTGCTGCAACAAATGCAAAGTTGGGTGAAGGCAAATATTTTGTTGCTGAAGCAGATGAAAGTGATGCTTCATTTTTGTTGTTGCAGCCGATGATGGCCGTTGTAACTAATATCGATGCAGATCATCTGGAAACACATGATGGTGATTTTGATCGTTACAAGCATTCATTTGTTGAGTTTTTACATCATTTACCATTTTACGGTAAAGCCATAATCTGTCTGGATGATTCAGAAAACAAACAGATCATGAATAAAATATCACGACCTGTAGTTACCTATGGTATTGAGTCAGAGGCGGATGTCAAAGCCGTAAATATCAAATGTAATGGCATGCAATGTCATTATGATCTTGTGTTACCTGAGGTTGATGAAGTAACAGAAATAACATTGAACATGCCGGGTAAACATAATGTATTAAATTCACTGGCTGCAATTACAGTTGCTCACCTGTTAGGTGTAGGTACAGATAAGATGCAAAAAGCATTGCAGGAGTTTGATGGTATTGGTCGACGAATGCAGCAGTATGGTGAGATTGAAACCGTTAAAGGGAATGTGTTACTAGTAGATGATTACGGGCATCACCCAACTGAAATAAAAGCGACACTTGAAGCATCAAAAAATGCTTGGAGTGAGCGTCGGATTGTTGTTGTTTTTCAGCCTCATCGTTACACGCGTACACGTGATTTATTTGAAGACTTTAGTAATGTGTTATCTATGGCAGATGCATTAATAGTAACTGAAATATATTCAGCGGGTGAAGAGCATATAGCAGGGGCCGATGGACGTGCACTGTGCGCAGCTATTCGTGCAAGAGGCCGCGTTAATCCGGTTTTTGTAGAAAATTTAAAAGATTTAAATAACTCGATAATAAATATAATTAATAAAGGTGATGTACTGCTTACTCTAGGGGCAGGAAGTATTGGTTCAATAGCTGAGAAATTACCGGAGGCATTAGCAAAATGA
- the murG gene encoding undecaprenyldiphospho-muramoylpentapeptide beta-N-acetylglucosaminyltransferase: protein MRPVMIMAGGTGGHVYPALAVADELKQRGVPVVWMGTKKGIEARLVPEAGIDVDWLGMSGLRGKGLFTLLLAPLKIIMACYQAVKILHKRKPSVVLGMGGFVSAPGGLMAWVTRTPLLIHEQNAVPGMSNRMLSRIANKVMEAFPGGFKTETVHVGNPVRRSITSLSSPQQRNKERDGALRILVFGGSLGAARLNEIVPQACAKILQDRELKIKHQAGPGNFDQTRLNYSHLKIKAEVLEYIDDMESMYSWADLVICRAGAMTVSELAAAGVASVLVPYPYAVDDHQTYNAKYLSDAGAAILLNQNDLNVDTLVDVLKDMDREKTLEMANKARQLGMPESTKLVAEACLMAGGYDVN, encoded by the coding sequence ATGCGTCCCGTTATGATTATGGCCGGTGGTACAGGAGGACATGTATACCCTGCGCTTGCAGTTGCTGACGAATTAAAGCAACGAGGAGTTCCAGTGGTCTGGATGGGGACAAAGAAAGGTATAGAGGCGCGCCTGGTTCCAGAGGCAGGTATTGATGTTGACTGGTTAGGTATGAGTGGTCTGCGTGGCAAAGGATTATTTACATTATTACTTGCGCCACTAAAAATTATTATGGCCTGTTATCAGGCGGTTAAAATATTACATAAACGTAAGCCATCAGTTGTTTTAGGTATGGGCGGTTTTGTATCAGCACCCGGTGGTTTAATGGCATGGGTAACTCGCACTCCACTACTTATACATGAACAAAATGCAGTGCCAGGCATGAGTAACCGTATGTTATCCAGAATAGCAAATAAAGTTATGGAAGCATTTCCAGGTGGATTTAAAACTGAAACGGTTCATGTTGGTAACCCTGTGAGAAGATCAATAACATCATTGTCGTCTCCTCAGCAGAGAAATAAAGAGCGTGATGGGGCATTACGAATTCTTGTGTTTGGAGGCAGTCTTGGTGCTGCACGATTAAATGAAATTGTACCTCAGGCATGTGCAAAAATATTACAGGACCGAGAGTTAAAAATTAAACATCAGGCGGGTCCGGGTAATTTTGATCAGACACGCTTAAATTATTCGCATCTAAAAATAAAAGCAGAGGTGCTTGAATATATTGATGATATGGAATCAATGTATTCATGGGCTGATCTGGTTATTTGTCGTGCGGGTGCAATGACAGTTTCTGAATTAGCTGCAGCGGGTGTTGCTTCTGTTCTGGTGCCTTACCCATATGCAGTAGATGATCATCAGACATACAATGCAAAGTATTTAAGCGATGCAGGTGCAGCTATTTTATTAAATCAGAATGATTTAAATGTTGATACTTTAGTTGATGTTTTAAAAGATATGGATCGTGAAAAAACTTTAGAAATGGCAAATAAAGCAAGACAACTTGGAATGCCAGAGTCAACAAAACTGGTTGCTGAAGCTTGTTTAATGGCAGGAGGGTACGATGTTAATTGA
- the ftsW gene encoding putative lipid II flippase FtsW, which translates to MNVGLLFQQTQNIVKRGSAKPMVQKPLMLDGLDGVLIMLVISILAIGLVMVASASISIADSKTSTPFFYLYRQLIAASLGLVAAIMIFKIRLVYWEKSGMILLALSFAMVILVLIPGVGKTVNGSTRWIPIGILNLQVSEIVKLFLMIYVAGYLVRHGEQVRSTLWGFLKPMMMIGLVCMFLLLEPDFGASVVIMMTVLGMTFLAGVRFTQFVAVITLFGSAAALLVITSPYRLQRLTAFVNPWADPFDSGFQLTQSLIAIGSGGWTGVGLGSSVQKLFYLPEAHTDFLFAVLAEELGLIGVVLVISLYTALVFRAFMIARKAESCGNQFASYLSYGIGIWLGLQAFINIGVNMGVLPTKGLTLPLMSYGGSSLIVVSASIGLLLRISYECSSGQAKARKSSAGKKRKAKTGSTKKRNKDIGDLIQEAA; encoded by the coding sequence ATGAATGTAGGTTTATTGTTTCAGCAAACACAAAACATTGTGAAACGTGGGTCGGCTAAACCCATGGTGCAGAAACCGCTCATGTTAGACGGTCTGGATGGAGTACTAATTATGCTGGTAATTAGTATATTAGCTATTGGTCTGGTGATGGTGGCTTCAGCTTCTATTAGTATTGCTGATAGTAAAACATCAACTCCATTTTTTTATTTATATCGTCAGTTGATAGCAGCTTCTCTTGGTTTGGTGGCTGCGATTATGATTTTTAAGATACGTCTCGTTTACTGGGAGAAATCTGGAATGATTTTACTGGCATTATCTTTTGCGATGGTGATATTAGTATTAATTCCGGGTGTTGGAAAAACAGTAAATGGCTCAACACGCTGGATACCTATAGGCATTCTGAATTTACAGGTGTCAGAAATAGTTAAACTGTTTCTGATGATTTATGTAGCCGGTTACCTTGTGAGACATGGTGAGCAGGTTCGTTCAACTTTATGGGGTTTTTTAAAACCTATGATGATGATTGGGCTTGTTTGTATGTTTCTATTGCTTGAACCAGATTTCGGTGCGTCAGTTGTTATTATGATGACAGTGTTAGGTATGACATTTTTAGCGGGTGTTAGATTTACACAGTTTGTTGCTGTGATTACATTGTTCGGTTCTGCTGCTGCGTTGCTTGTGATTACTTCTCCTTATCGTTTACAAAGACTAACCGCATTTGTGAACCCGTGGGCTGACCCATTTGATAGTGGTTTTCAGTTAACTCAATCACTTATAGCGATTGGTTCGGGTGGTTGGACAGGTGTGGGTTTAGGCTCAAGTGTACAAAAATTATTTTATCTTCCTGAAGCGCATACTGACTTTTTATTTGCGGTGTTAGCTGAGGAGCTGGGTCTTATTGGTGTAGTTCTAGTTATAAGTTTGTATACGGCGTTAGTGTTTAGAGCTTTTATGATTGCGAGAAAAGCAGAGTCATGTGGTAATCAGTTTGCGTCTTATTTGTCATACGGTATTGGAATCTGGTTGGGGTTACAGGCATTTATTAATATAGGCGTAAATATGGGGGTGCTACCAACTAAAGGTTTAACGCTTCCGCTTATGAGTTATGGCGGAAGTAGTCTAATAGTTGTGAGTGCATCTATTGGTTTGCTATTGCGAATTTCTTATGAGTGTTCAAGTGGGCAGGCTAAAGCGAGAAAGTCCTCAGCTGGCAAAAAACGTAAAGCTAAAACAGGTTCTACGAAAAAAAGAAATAAAGATATTGGTGATCTGATACAGGAGGCAGCATGA